A region from the Xiphias gladius isolate SHS-SW01 ecotype Sanya breed wild chromosome 20, ASM1685928v1, whole genome shotgun sequence genome encodes:
- the si:dkey-247m21.3 gene encoding 5-hydroxytryptamine receptor 4, translated as MATASPQHLMDNVINTGQQQQEQQQQQEFLSSLATIVLTIFLSIIIIMTVFGNLLVMVALCKDRHLRKKKTNYFIVSLAFADLLVALVVMPFAAIELTTGEWRYGEIFCLVRTSLDVLLTTASILHLCCIALDRYYAICCQPLVYRHKMTPVRVAVMLSGCWLIPTFISFLPIMQSWNAIGIEDIIEERRALTGGSNDTSCVFLVNQPYALICSAVAFYVPLALMVLAYQRIYVTAMTHVRQIETLQRAGSAPVTGVAPVITVRSSTSSDPSDHYRPRTTMGFSSSEQAPIVNSRMRVETKAAKTLAVIMGCFCLCWAPFFITNVVDPFIHYSVPWQLWTAWLWLGYINSGLNPFLYAFLNRAFRRAFLVILCCGDERYARHGSCPYRQTHRAHAAASVNGTSMALRLSFLPNRSYSDNGRTILANEHESQDSLGTL; from the exons ATGGCCACAGCATCACCTCAACA TTTGATGGATAACGTAATAAACACgggacaacaacaacaggaacaacagcagcagcaagaaTTCTTGAGCTCACTGGCGACGATTGTTCTCACCATCTTCCTCTCTATCATCATAATCATGACAGTGTTCGGCAACCTGCTGGTCATGGTGGCGCTCTGCAAGGACAGACATCTTCG GAAGAAGAAGACCAACTACTTCATTGTGTCGCTGGCGTTTGCTGACTTGCTGGTTGCTCTCGTTGTGATGCCCTTTGCTGCAATTGAGCTGACCACCGGCGAATGGCGGTACGGAGAGATCTTCTGCCTCGTCCGAACATCTCTGGACGTCCTGTTAACTACAGCATCCATCCTGCACCTCTGCTGCATTGCActagacag gtATTACGCTATCTGCTGCCAGCCGCTGGTATACAGACATAAGATGACCCCGGTGAGAGTGGCAGTGATGCTCAGTGGCTGCTGGCTCATCCCCACATTCATCTCCTTCTTACCCATCATGCAAAGCTGGAATGCAATCGGCATTGAAGACATT aTTGAGGAGAGGCGAGCCTTGACAGGAGGCTCCAACGACACAAGCTGTGTGTTTCTGGTCAACCAGCCTTACGCCCTGATCTGTTCTGCAGTGGCTTTCTATGTCCCGCTGGCCCTCATGGTCCTGGCCTACCAGCGTATCTACGTCACTGCCATGACCCATGTACGACAGATTGAGACACTGCAGCGCGCCGGCTCTGCTCCAGTTACTGGGGTGGCTCCAGTCATCACTGTGAGGTCCTCCACTTCCTCAGATCCCTCAGACCACTACCGTCCTAGGACAACAATGGGTTTCTCCTCTTCAGAGCAGGCTCCTATAGTGAACAGCCGCATGCGTGTTGAGACTAAGGCGGCAAAAACGCTGGCGGTTATAATGGGTTGTTTCTGCCTCTGCTGGGCACCGTTCTTCATTACCAACGTGGTGGACCCCTTCATTCACTACTCGGTGCCCTGGCAGCTGTGGACAGCTTGGCTGTGGCTTGGGTACATTAACTCAGGGTTGAACCCCTTCCTATATGCCTTTCTGAACCGGGCGTTTCGGAGGGCATTTCTGGTGATCCTCTGCTGTGGGGATGAGCGGTACGCACGGCATGGGAGCTGCCCCTATAGACAAACCCACAGAGCGCACGCTGCCGCGTCAGTCAACGGGACTTCTATGGCACTGAG